One Plectropomus leopardus isolate mb chromosome 1, YSFRI_Pleo_2.0, whole genome shotgun sequence DNA segment encodes these proteins:
- the cebpg gene encoding CCAAT/enhancer-binding protein gamma has product MSRPSQPKLTTSDHNGVSVIQSQAHAASSSAVARAQQVPQLVPAGPSAGGGKALPPSKLKKPPADKDSDEYRQRRERNNLAVKKSRMRSKQKAMDTQQRVNELKEENERLEAKIKLLSKELSVLKDLFLEHAHNLADNVQPPAGAEGSSPAPNNTAANGQ; this is encoded by the coding sequence ATGAGCCGGCCGTCGCAGCCGAAACTAACCACATCTGACCACAACGGCGTGAGCGTCATCCAGAGTCAGGCCCACGCCGCTTCCTCCTCGGCCGTAGCCCGAGCACAGCAGGTCCCCCAGCTCGTCCCCGCAGGCCCGTCAGCCGGAGGCGGTAAGGCCCTCCCCCCCAGCAAGCTGAAGAAGCCCCCCGCAGACAAGGACAGCGACGAGTACCGCCAGCGCCGCGAGCGCAACAACCTGGCGGTGAAGAAGAGCCGCATGCGCAGCAAGCAGAAGGCGATGGACACGCAGCAGCGCGTCAACGAGCTGAAGGAGGAGAACGAGCGGCTGGAGGCCAAAATCAAACTGCTGAGCAAAGAGCTGAGCGTGCTCAAAGACCTCTTCCTGGAGCACGCGCACAACCTCGCAGACAACGTGCAGCCGCCCGCCGGCGCAGAGGGCTCCAGCCCCGCCCCCAACAACACCGCCGCCAACGGGCAGTGA